The genomic DNA TTTCATGTGAACTTTGCGTACCTCTGCTGATGGCTTTCCGTTTGTAGAAGAGATCATAGATGTATCGgctacgctggtgatggagcctGAAAATTGGCCACAAGGACTCCACCTTCCGCTTCCCCTCATGAGGCTCAGTTTCAGCTTACAAGACACAAATCCGTGAATATTATTAACAAGATATAAATTATGCCAAACACTTGAATGGTTAAAATAAGATGGTCATTGTGAATACTTCCATCCAGCATCTTATTTGATGCAATGAAGAGTTATTTGGGTTATATTGTGAAAACAATGGGCCTCATTTGACCTCCGTTTGAATTCCAAATGCGTCTCGAGTTTATAGTTCGTTATAATTTGGGACTTTTCCTAAGGAATGTAATTGTTCAACACTTGAGTACAACGCTAAGATTACAGAGTATGTTAAGCATTTGAAGGCTACAACTGTATACAAACTACGTATCGTGGTTTACTTCAAAGCCAGTATTGTTAAGCACAGTGGGGGAAAAGCTATCTGTTACCTTCTCTCATTTTTTGATCCAGCTCGTCCAATGTAGGCTCAATGAGCTCCCAGCCGTCAGGGGGTGGCTTGCGACTTCTTTTGACTTTAGGCATTTTTATCTGTTGTATGTAAAATAAACCAAGAGCTCACGATGTTGTCGTTTTTTAGCTTCTCGATTTTTCTTCACGGCGCTAAAATTCGACGTCACACAAGGGGCCCACTTGACCCATTCGCCTCCATTGTAACGTCACAACCTTTagaattacattaaaaatggatccgcattaaa from Takifugu rubripes chromosome 5, fTakRub1.2, whole genome shotgun sequence includes the following:
- the bud31 gene encoding protein BUD31 homolog, with the protein product MPKVKRSRKPPPDGWELIEPTLDELDQKMREAETEPHEGKRKVESLWPIFRLHHQRSRYIYDLFYKRKAISRELYDYCIKEGYADKNLIAKWKKQGYENLCCLRCIQTRDTNFGTNCICRVPKTKLEVGRILECTHCGCRGCSG